Genomic segment of Falco peregrinus isolate bFalPer1 chromosome 5, bFalPer1.pri, whole genome shotgun sequence:
AGCTTTGGACTTCCCAGGGATGATGTAACCCCAGCCACGGTTGCTTCAGGAAGGACTGGACCCAGGGCACGTGCCACACCGGCTGCACGGAGGAGCCGCTGCCACAAGCTGGGCTGTGGTGTCATCAGCCAGTTTGGTAGGACAAGGTCCAACGCTGATCCGCTCCCTCCTCCCTGTATGCGCCGGTATGAGAGGGGCTGACCGGCTGCTGCTTCCCCGCTCCGCTTCTGCTTCGGAGGGGTTTTAGGGCATGGGCCGAGTGCCCGGCTCAGCCCCATGCCGTAACGCACTGCCGCGTGGTGAAGGACAGAGAAGGCAGCCGAGGATGCAGGGATGGACAAGCTGCACGCGATGCTGCCCACAGTGCTCACCTGCCTGCACATCATCCTCTCTCCATCACCCCCTGCCACCTGCTCTGCCACCTCCCAGGTCATCAGACGTTGCCCACGGCCGCTTGCCCCTCACTGATGGAGCGGGGGAGGCGAGGGGGATCCCCCCAGCCATGGGCTGGCACAGTGATCTGTGGGGAGAACGGGAAGTGGAAGGGAAATCTTTGTGCCTGAGGAAAAagtattacatatttttcacCTCCACAGCTACAAACCAGCTTGTAAATCACCTGACCCCAGCACCGTCAGAGCTCCTGTCCAACAtcctgggcagagaggagaaaTTCCTACTGGGTGTTTACTCTGCactcccagcagcctgggacAGGGAGGGGGGACAGAGGGCGGGCAAAGTTCGGCTCCTATAAAATCGGGTCTGGTCCACTTCATTCATTCCCTTGGAAGCATCGCTGGGAGCTGCGCGTCCAGCCTTTGCGCAAGAGGTTTTGTAGATAAATTCCCCTGGCGCTGCCGGCTGCCTGCGCGATGCCGAGGGCACTGTGGGATGTCGGGGCTGCCCTCAcctgcttccagctgctgctgctgctcaccagtGTGGAGCTGAGGCCCCACGCGTGGGATGAGGACAGACTCCAGCTGGAAGCCATCAAAAAGCAGATCCTGGAGCGGCTGGGGATGGCCGCTCCCCCCGTGATCCGGCACCGGCTGGACCAGGAGAGCATCCAGAGAGCGCAGCGGCTGTACCAGCAGAAAGTGTCTGAGCTGATGGGGAACCGgagccaggaggaggagggagctgtgcctgggaccaGCCGCCTGCATCGCCTGACCCCCAAGCGTGAGTGGCCGTGGCTCCCTGCgcatcccacagcccctgtccccTGGGCGCACACACGTGTGTCCCTGCTCGGGCATGTCACCCAGGCTGCCTGGGCATGTGCCGGGACATGACCGGGCATGAATCCCGGCGGCCGTGGTCATCCTTATCCCAGCTGCTTCCCTTGCCCCAGCAGTGGGGAGGAGCCACAGCTTGAGCTGTTTTGCTTAAAATCACAAAATCCAGGAAATTTGGCATGAAAGCTTTGATCAGCGCAgtggcagctgtgggtgctcggagcggggctgcaggtggcttGGGGGGTGAGCGGAGGGGAGGTGAGAGGTGCCCCGGCTTCAGCCTTATTTGAGGTTTCCTCTGGATCTGGCGGGattttggaaaatattcagctcctgctgcttgggctggggaggggacagccagggtgggggggtgggggtcacCCCAACAGGTTCTGGGGCACCGGCTCAGTACCAGCTGCCGCCCCCTCAGCAAGATCCTCTGGTCGGGGGGTGGTCCCTGGAGATGGTGGGTCCCGAGTGATCTGGGGCTGAGGATGGGGCCGCATCTCCCTGGCCTCAGCATCCCTCAGGATTTGGGTGATTCCCCAGAGGCAGCGGTTTGGCTGCCTGACAGGAGCTGGTCACGAGCCTTGGCCGCCGGGGGGGATTGCTGTCTCTTACACCAGCTGCCCTTCctgtccctgcagtgctgcgCTGGCTGGACATCCCCTGGGAACACCAGGACCCCCCGGGAGACCAGGACCCCCGTGGTCCCTACCGCTACCATCTCCTCCTCTCCCGCACGGAGGCTTTCCACCGGCAGCTCCAGGTGGTGCAGGCGGAGCTGAAACTCTTCAAGCCATCCCTGTCCTCCCGTGACATGTCCCTACTTGATGCCTCGGTGTCCCCTCAGGTCAACATCTACACACTGGGGGGGGCTCACGGgaccccccagctcctgcacagcCAAGAGCTGGACCGTGACACCCTGAGCCTGGACCTCACGGCAGCTGTCCGGCCCTGGGCTGCTGGTCCTGAGGACACCCTGCACCTGAGCTGGCCTTCACAGCCAATGTCTCAGCCTTGCTGGCCACCATGGGGGGCGAGACGCTGGTGCTGGAGGTGGAGACCCATGAGACCAGAGGTCGGGGGGCCCGGAGAGCTCGGGGGCTGGAGGAAGAGTGCAGGAAGAGCGATGGGAAGTGTTGCCTCAAGTCACTCAAGGTCTCCTTCCAGGACATCGGCTGGTCGGACTGGGTCATTGCCCCCCAACAGCTACTACATGAGGTTCTGTGAAGGTTTCCTGTCCCCACAACTACAAGCCCGCCAGCATGCACGCCCAGATCAAAGGCCCCGCATGCACTCCCTCTCCAAAGCCACCCCACCGcccctgctgtgtccctgccGGCTACGACCCCATGGTGCTGATGCACTACGACGGCGAGGGCAGGCTGGTCTCGACCCTCTTTGAGGACATGCTGGTCACCAGGTGCCACTGTGCCTGACGGCATCGCCTCTGGCTCAGCCCAGGACCCGTCACCAGCCGGATGGGGCAGAGCCTGCCCATCTCCCAGCAGATCTGGCATCCCAAAACCCAGACCCTGTGGCACAAAATGCCTCTGTGCTGGCCCCGGCTCCGCTGTCTGGCTCAACCTCAGGGTGTCTGGCAGTGAACCCCCCTCCACAGGCCACAGTAACTTATTTCCCCCTctcttcctttatttaaaaccatatttttatttggttggtGGCTCCTTCCCACCAGGCAGAGTCCCAaatgggtgggggtgggtgtccGCGGGTGGCTGGCAGCCCACGCCAGGTCTGAGCACCGTCTCTTCTCTGCTTAGAGACTTATTTATACCACCCTCTTATTTATTGCtaatttattgtcttttataacaaaatactttttcaggaaagattttgtgtgtgtgtgtgtgtgtatttgtatttagtatatttctataaaacagaaataaagtaataatgTAATGAACAGGGTGATGCTATCAGGGATGCTGGTTGCACCTCCCATACAACCAGCTGGGGGTCTCCGGGTCACCTTTGGCCGGGGTCCCACAGCTCGGATCCTCAGTTCCCCCTCTGCAAGTGGCCAGGAACTGACTCCATATGGATTTGCCAGTAAATCCTTATGGTTTTCCGGGGCCGGGCCagccccatcccctccctgccactgctgccgGTGGTGAGTAATGCCTGGGCGATGCTCCCAGAGACCTTTGAGTTGTTTGTGTCCTtgaggtgggtgctgggcacagcctTGACCCCGCCAGGCGGGACATCCATCCGGAATACTGCTGCCCGATTTCCAGGTACCTCCGGCTCTGGAACCCTACGGGCACCAAGGGGTGGGGGAAACCCCAGCTCCCCCTGGGCTCTGTCGCTGCAGAGGTGTGTGGCCCACACCGTGTCCCCAAGGGACTCAGCACAGCTGGATAGGGTGGCTCTGCTGGCCACAGCTCCTCTCTGTCCTGTCCCCTCTTCCAGCATGTACTGGGGGTGTGCTTGGCTGCCCGGCCCCTTGGCAGCTCCTGTTGAGGACCTGGGCTTGAGGAACGTGGGATATGGGACCTTGATGCTGGGGACAGGGTCTTTGCAGACCAGGGTTTGAGGGACACAAGCTATGGGGATGTCCACTCTTGGGGACAGAGACTTGAGGGAGCTGGACTTCAGCCACCTCCACTCTGGGGACCCCTGCTCTGGGGACCTGTTCTCGAGGGTCCTGGTCCCTTGGGACCCCCAGtctggggacacaggggacacAGGCTCTGGGGACCTGTCCTTGATGGTCCTGGTCCCTTGGGACCCCCAGtctggggacacaggggacacAGGCTCTGGGGACCTGTCCTTGATGGTCCTGGTCCCTTGGGACCCCTAGTCTGGGGACACAGGCTCTAGGGACCTGTCCTTGAGGGCCCTTGGGACCCCCACTCTGGAGACCTGTTCTCAAGGGTCCTGGATCCTTGGGACCCCCACTCTGGGAACACAGGCTCTGGGGATCTGCCGTTGAGGGCCCTTGGGACCCCCAGTCTGGGGACACGGGCTCTGGGGACCTATCCTCGAGGGTCCTTGGGACCTGTCCTTGATGGTCCTGGTCCCTTGGGACCCCCGCTCTGGGGACACAGGCTTTTTAAGCTGCAGACAGGttccccagggaccccccacCTCACTCAGCTCTTTCAGGTTAATGTTTACAGACACCCCAGAGCTCCTGACGCCCCTAATTGGGGCTGTCAGTGCATTAAGAGATAACGAAACCCTGGCTCTGCTCCGCTGGTGCcaccccactgctgcagagggacCGATCCAGCCCGGGGGTGACACCAGCCTTGGGGgcagcccctccccccctcca
This window contains:
- the GDF15 gene encoding LOW QUALITY PROTEIN: growth/differentiation factor 15 (The sequence of the model RefSeq protein was modified relative to this genomic sequence to represent the inferred CDS: inserted 1 base in 1 codon; deleted 5 bases in 4 codons), whose protein sequence is MPRALWDVGAALTCFQLLLLLTSVELRPHAWDEDRLQLEAIKKQILERLGMAAPPVIRHRLDQESIQRAQRLYQQKVSELMGNRSQEEEGAVPGTSRLHRLTPKLLRWLDIPWEHQDPPGDQDPRGPYRYHLLLSRTEAFHRQLQVVQAELKLFKPSLSSRDMSLLDASVSPQVNIYTLGGAHGTPQLLHSQELDRDTLSLDLTAAVRPWAAGPEDTLHLXLAFTANVSALLATMGGETLVLEVETHETRGRGARRARGLEEECRKSDGKCCLKSLKVSFQDIGWSDWVIAPNSYYMRFCEGSCPHNYKPASMHAQIKGRMHSLSKATPPPCCVPAGYDPMVLMHYDGEGRLVSTLFEDMLVTRCHCA